Proteins co-encoded in one Setaria viridis chromosome 9, Setaria_viridis_v4.0, whole genome shotgun sequence genomic window:
- the LOC117835441 gene encoding L10-interacting MYB domain-containing protein-like: MNNRASWDEGTTKILLDLCIEQKNQLNWSDRCLTKLGWRNVYSSFRAQTGLQLGSKQLQNKLNNLRRQFLGWRALQNSSGLGRDTQTGGVFADATYWEQDQQGTQARSQSSSVKPPPFLNELFELFGHEPQDRGTLLTAGGIREATPSMGTEGNFVDLEQDPPC, encoded by the exons ATGAATAACCGTGCCAGCTGGGATGAGGGCACGACAAAAATTTTGCTGGACTTGTGCATTGAACAGAAGAACCAGCTCAACTGGAGCGATAGATGcctcactaagttgggatggaGGAATGTGTACTCCAGCTTCAGGGCACAAACTGGGTTGCAATTGGggagcaagcagctgcagaacaagctcAACAACTTGAGGAGGCAATTCCTCGGCTGGCGGGCATTGCAAAACTCATCTGGTTTAGGGCGCGACACACAAACTGGTGGTGTGTTTGCTGATGCCACGTATTGGGAGCAGGACCAACAG GGCACCCAGGCGAGGTCCCAGTCGAGTTctgtgaagcctccacctttcCTCAACGAGTTGTTTGAGTTGTTTGGCCACGAACCCCAAGACAGGGGCACCTTGCTGACGGCTGGAGGTATTCGTGAGGCGACACCTAGCATGGGGACTGAGGGCAATTTCGTGGACTTGGAGCAGGACCCCCCCTGCTAG
- the LOC117838716 gene encoding carbon catabolite repressor protein 4 homolog 1, with product MLSVVRVHLPSEIPIVGCEITPYVLLRRPDGAVSTDDVPETAPNDGQYMRYRWYRIQSDRKVPICSVHPMEQATIQCLGCLKSKIPVAKSYHCSAKCFSDAWQHHKVLHERASSALNENGAEEEELFGRFGSGGSGVLSTAGSGSLSNFGQSPGVNNGPVPLYASGTDKNSGETWFEVGRSRTYTPTADDIGHALKFECVAVDAEKRSPMGPPTSIMTSRVIPAPTPTPRRLIQVNGDVLGHLDLDSQTSSSGTFTVLSYNILADAYATSDAYSYCPTWALSWTYRRQNLLREIIGYHADIICLQEVQLNHFEDFFAPELDKHGYQALYKKRTTEVYSGNPMAIDGCATFFRRDKFSHVKKYEVEFNKAAQSLTDAIIPAAQKRVALSRLIKDNIALIAVLEAKFGNHGAENPGKRQLLCVANTHINVHQDLKDVKLWEVHTLLKGLEKIAVSADIPMLVCGDFNSTPGSSPHGLLAVGKVDQLHPDLAIDPLGILRPPSKLNHQLPLVSAYSSFARMVGVGYDLEHQRRRMDPATNEPLFTNCTRDFTGTVDYIFYTADSLTVESLLELLDEESLRKDTALPSPEWSSDHIALLAEFRCKPRIRR from the exons atgcTGAGCGTGGTTCGGGTGCACCTGCCGTCGGAGATCCCGATCGTGGGCTGTGAGATCACGCCCTAtgtgctgctgcggcggcctgACGGCGCAGTCTCCACCGACGACGTGCCCGAAACCGCGCCCAACGATGGCCAGTATATGCGATACAGATG GTATCGCATACAGAGCGATCGGAAAGTTCCCATCTGCAGTGTACATCCAATGGAGCAAGCAACAATTCAGTGCCTAGGCTGTCTCAAGTCAAAAATACCTGTTGCTAAGAGCTACCACTGTTCAGCTAAATGCTTCTCTGATGCATGGCAGCACCACAAGGTTTTGCATGAGCGAGCAAGTAGTGCTTTAAATGAAAATGGAGCTGAAGAGGAGGAGTTATTTGGCAGATTTGGCAGTGGTGGTTCTGGGGTTTTAAGTACTGCTGGGTCTGGTTCATTGTCAAATTTTGGACAGAGCCCTGGTGTTAATAATGGGCCTGTGCCTTTATATGCCTCAGGCACTGATAAGAACTCTGGAGAAACTTGGTTTGAAGTTGGACGCTCGCGGACATATACACCGACAGCTGATGATATTGGGCATGCACTAAAATTTGAGTGTGTAGCTGTGGATGCAGAGAAAAGGTCTCCAATGGGACCTCCGACTTCAATTATGACATCTCGTGTAATCCCCGCACCAACCCCCACCCCACGTCGCCTTATCCAAGTGAATGGAGATGTTTTAGGTCACTTGGATTTAGACAGCCAAACTTCGTCATCAGGGACATTCACTGTACTGTCCTACAATATTCTTGCTGATGCATATGCTACAAGCGATGCATATAGCTACTGCCCAACATGGGCACTTTCCTGGACTTACAGAAGACAAAATTTGTTGCGTGAAATTATTGGTTACCATGCTGATATCATTTGTCTTCAGGAG GTACAATTAAACCACTTCGAAGATTTTTTTGCACCTGAGCTTGACAAACATGGATATCAGGCGCTTTACAAGAAAAGGACAACAGAG GTGTATTCTGGAAATCCTATGGCCATTGATGGGTGTGCTACTTTTTTCCGCAGAGACAAATTTTCACATGTTAAAAAATATGAG GTTGAGTTCAATAAGGCTGCACAGTCTTTAACAGATGCAATTATTCCCGCTGCTCAGAAAAGGGTGGCTTTAAGTCGATTGATTAAA GACAACATTGCACTAATTGCGGTTTTAGAAGCCAAATTTGGTAACCATGGAGCTGAAAATCCTGGTAAAAGGCAGCTCCTTTGTGTG GCAAATACACATATAAATGTCCATCAAGACCTAAAAGATGTGAAGCTTTGGGAG gttCATACCCTCCTAAAAGGATTGGAGAAGATAGCTGTCAGTGCAGACATTCCTATGTTGGTCTGTGGAGATTTCAATTCAACCCCTGGGAG TTCTCCACATGGGCTTCTTGCAGTGGGTAAAGTTGATCAGCTGCATCCAGATCTGGCCATAGACCCCCTTGGAATTTTACGCCCTCCAAGCAAGTTGAATCATCAGCTTCCTCTG GTCAGTGCATATTCTTCTTTTGCAAGAATGGTAGGTGTTGGCTACGATTTAGAGCACCAGCGGAGAAGGATGGACCCAGCAACGAATGAACCGCTCTTCACAAATTGCACGAGAGATTTTACTGGGACTGTTGATTATATATTTTACACAG CGGATTCATTGACGGTGGAGTCGTTATTGGAACTTCTAGATGAGGAAAGCTTGAGAAAAGACACGGCTCTCCCTTCACCTGAGTGGTCATCAGATCACATAGCCCTTTTGGCCGAGTTCCGGTGCAAGCCTAGAATCAGACGGTGA
- the LOC117838238 gene encoding glycerol-3-phosphate acyltransferase RAM2 has product MEEAVEAVVAAGVEPFPTVDKCDASGRGSHAVAADLDGTLLRSRSAFPYYALVAFEAGGVPRLLLLLLLSPLAAALRVLLASESACARVLVFAATAGARVADIESAARAVLPRFYAADVHPGAWRVFSACARRRVVLTATPRVMAEPFLRECLGADAVAGTELATWRGRATGFVDARRGVLVGRRKAEALREIFADDGNAPDVGLGDSRSDYAFMSMCKEAYIVPRAPVDPLPMDQLPRPVIFHDGRLVRRPTPLAALLVVLWFPAGFALACLRIAAGALLPMPLVYYAFWALGVRVLVRGAPPPPRAERTAGRLGVLFACSHRTLLDPIFLSAALGRPVAAVTYSLSRLSEFLSPIRTVRLTRDRASDAAMIRELLEEGDLAICPEGTTCREPFLLRFSALFAELTDEVVPVAMENRMGMFHGTTARGWKGMDPFYFFMNPSPAYVVTFLSKLPTELTCAGGKTSHEVANYIQRLIAATLSYECTSLTRKDKYRALAGNDGVVAAPKS; this is encoded by the exons atggaggaggcggtggaggccgtGGTGGCGGCCGGGGTGGAGCCTTTCCCGACGGTGGACAAGTGCGACGCGTCGGGGCGCGGGTCGCACGCCGTGGCGGCGGACCTGGACGGCACGCTGCTCCGCTCCCGCAGCGCGTTCCCGTACTACGCGCTGGTGGCGTtcgaggccggcggcgtgccgcgcctcctgctgctcctgctcctgtccccgctcgccgcggcgctgcgGGTCCTGCTGGCGTCGGAGTCAGCGTGCGCGCGGGTGCTGGTGTTcgcggccacggcgggcgcgcgggtggCCGACATCGAgtccgcggcgcgcgccgtgcTGCCCCGGTTCTACGCCGCCGACGTGCACCCGGGCGCGTGGCGGGTCTTCTCGGCGTGCGCCAGGCGCCGCGTCGTGCTCACGGCCACGCCGCGGGTCATGGCCGAGCCGTTCCTCAGGGAGTGCCtcggcgccgacgccgtcgcgggCACCGAGCTCGCCACGTGGCGCGGCCGCGCCACGGGGTTCGTGGACGCGCGCCGGGGGGTGCTGGTGGGGCGGCGCAAGGCCGAGGCGCTGCGGGAGATCTTCGCCGACGACGGCAACGCGCCCGACGTCGGACTCGGGGACAGCCGCTCCGACTACGCCTTCATGAGCATGTGCAAG GAGGCGTACATCGTACCACGGGCGCCGGTGGATCCCCTGCCCATGGACCAGCTGCCGCGGCCCGTCATCTTCCACGACGGCCGCCTGgtgcgccgcccgacgccgctgGCGGCGCTGCTCGTCGTCCTCTGGTTCCCCGCCGGCTTCGCGCTGGCCTGCCTCCGCATCGCCGCGGGCGCGCTGCTCCCCATGCCGCTGGTGTACTACGCGTTCTGGGCGCTGGGCGTGCGCGTGCTGgtccgcggcgcgccgccgccgccgcgcgccgagcGGACCGCGGGCCGGCTAGGGGTGCTGTTCGCGTGCTCGCACCGGACGCTGCTGGACCCCATCTTCCTCTCCGCCGCGCTGGGCCGGCCCGTGGCGGCGGTGACCTACTCGCTGTCGCGGCTGTCGGAGTTCCTGTCGCCGATCCGGACGGTGCGGCTGACGCGGGACAGGGCGTCGGACGCCGCCATGATCCGGGAGCTGCTGGAGGAGGGCGACCTGGCGATCTGCCCGGAGGGGACCACGTGCAGGGAGCCATTCCTGCTGCGCTTCTCGGCGCTGTTCGCGGAGCTCACCGACGAGGTGGTGCCCGTGGCGATGGAGAACCGGATGGGCATGTTCCACGGCACGACGGCGAGGGGCTGGAAGGGGATGGACCCCTTCTACTTCTTCATGAACCCGAGCCCGGCGTACGTGGTCACGTTCCTCAGCAAGCTCCCGACGGAGCTCACCTGCGCGGGGGGCAAGACCAGCCACGAGGTGGCCAACTACATCCAGAGGCTCATCGCCGCCACGCTCTCCTACGAGTGCACCAGCCTCACCAGGAAGGACAAGTACCGGGCGCTCGCCGGCAACGACGGCGTCGTCGCCGCTCCAAAGAGCTAG
- the LOC117838240 gene encoding probable prolyl 4-hydroxylase 7: MAFHRHFFLAATVALLLADGFVPATAASLGAGGFDPSRVVQLSWRPRAFLHKGFLTDAECDHLIALAKDKLEKSMVADNESGKSVQSEVRTSSGMFLEKKQDEVVKRIEERISAWTFLPPENGESIQILHYQNGEKYEPHYDYFHDRNNQALGGHRIATVLMYLSNIEKGGETIFPNAEGKLLQPKDDTWSECARNGYAVKPVKGDALLFFSLHPDATTDSDSLHGSCPVIEGEKWSATKWIHVRSFDLPVKQSGSSDGCEDDNVLCPQWAAVGECAKNPNYMVGTKEAPGFCRKSCKVCAE, translated from the exons ATGGCTTTCCACCGCCACTTCTTCCTCGCCGCCACGGTCGCGCTCCTACTCGCCGACGGATTTGTCCCCGCCACCGCGGCGAGCCTGGGCGCCGGCGGCTTCGACCCCTCCCGCGTGGTCCAGCTGTCGTGGCGTCCCAG GGCGTTCCTGCACAAGGGGTTCCTGACGGATGCCGAGTGCGACCACCTGATCGCGCTG GCCAAGGACAAGCTGGAGAAGTCGATGGTGGCGGACAACGAGTCCGGGAAGAGCGTCCAGAGCGAGGTGCGCACCAGCTCCGGCATGTTCCTCGAGAAGAAGCAG GATGAAGTGGTAAAGAGAATAGAAGAGAGGATATCTGCTTGGACATTTCTTCCACCAG AGAATGGTGAATCCATTCAGATATTACACTACCAGAACGGTGAGAAGTATGAGCCCCACTATGACTACTTCCATGACAGAAATAATCAAGCCCTTGGGGGCCACCGCATTGCTACTGTGCTTATGTACCTATCAAATATTGAGAAGGGCGGAGAGACTATATTCCCCAATGCAGAG GGGAAGCTATTACAACCCAAGGACGACACCTGGTCTGAGTGTGCAAGAAATGGATATGCAG TTAAACCGGTAAAGGGTGACGCCCTTCTGTTCTTCAGTCTCCACCCTGATGCAACAACAGATTCCGACAGCTTGCACGGGAGCTGCCCCGTCATCGAAGGCGAGAAGTGGTCCGCTACTAAATGGATCCATGTGAGGTCGTTTGACCTCCCTGTCAAGCAGTCGGGTTCGTCTGACGGATGTGAGGACGACAATGTTCTCTGCCCCCAGTGGGCGGCCGTGGGTGAGTGCGCGAAGAACCCTAACTACATGGTAGGGACCAAGGAAGCACCTGGCTTCTGCCGGAAGAGCTGCAAAGTATGCGCAGAGTAA
- the LOC117836478 gene encoding uncharacterized protein: MDSPGRPRRSPPADRFLGLFSSPSPSLLASSPSVGDELLEGDLLFPAPAPSSDPPPDAFKNPGRVPRGDLGLLAALHDGDRKAPGRGGAAAAVAVSTATSGAAGTLLRRKATIAAAAAAASASSATPSRSPPSASRAIPVAPRARAPELPPAAPYHQSAPVQVPVPPPWSCGRKWDELAGGIGDGDDDDEELFRGDAAMLPPHEMVARASAGGGYGAPVKPSSMLEGVGRTLKGRDLRRVRDAVLRQTGFLD, from the coding sequence ATGGactcccccggccggccccgccgctctCCGCCGGCCGACCGTTTCCTCGGCCTCTTCTCTTCCCCATCCCCCTCCCTTCTCGCTTCCTCGCCCTCCGTCGGGGACGAGCTCCTCGAGGGCGACCTCCTCttccccgccccggccccctcctcgGACCCGCCGCCTGACGCCTTCAAGAATCCGGGCCGCGTCCCGCGCGGCGACCTCGGcctgctcgccgcgctccacgACGGCGACAGGAAGGCACCTGGACGCggtggagctgctgctgccgttgcCGTGTCCACGGCCACGTCCGGAGCCGCTGGGACACTGCTCCGTCGCAAGGCAAccatcgccgcggccgccgccgcggcgtcggcttCCTCAGCGACGCCGTCACGGTCCCCGCCATCCGCCTCGCGCGCCATCCCGGTGGCGCCGAGGGCCAGGGCCCCCGAGCTGCCGCCCGCGGCGCCGTACCACCAGTCGGCCCCCGTCCAGGTCCCCGTTCCCCCACCTTGGAGTTGCGGGCGGAAATGGGATGAACTCGCCGGCGGGATTGGcgacggggacgacgacgacgaggagctcTTCCGTGGGGACGCCGCCATGCTACCCCCGCACGAGATGGTAGCGCGCGCATCCGCTGGCGGCGGCTACGGCGCGCCCGTGAAGCCGTCCTCGATGCTGGAGGGCGTCGGTCGCACCCTCAAGGGACGCGATCTTCGGCGTGTGCGCGACGCCGTGCTCCGGCAGACCGGCTTTCTTGACTGA